One window from the genome of Dyadobacter sp. CECT 9275 encodes:
- a CDS encoding cytochrome C oxidase subunit IV family protein produces the protein MSDAHHIHHHDDPNAGAEQRKAIWKTFWILLGITALEFLIAFTLHHGVLKVGIFIVMTIVKAFYIVGEFMHLKHETKGLIWSILIPIIFVAWLILALLLEGQAIFDAIFG, from the coding sequence ATGTCAGACGCACATCACATCCATCATCATGACGACCCCAATGCGGGCGCGGAGCAAAGAAAAGCTATCTGGAAAACGTTCTGGATCCTATTGGGAATTACGGCACTGGAATTCCTCATCGCTTTTACGCTGCACCATGGCGTTCTCAAAGTTGGTATATTTATCGTAATGACGATCGTCAAAGCTTTTTACATTGTAGGGGAATTCATGCACTTGAAGCATGAAACCAAAGGGCTGATCTGGTCAATACTGATACCTATTATTTTTGTGGCCTGGTTGATCCTGGCGCTTTTGCTGGAAGGACAGGCGATATTCGATGCAATATTCGGGTAG
- a CDS encoding cytochrome c oxidase subunit 3, which produces MAANVTTPGAIEPKLWMGGIEPMKASYGKLMMWFFLISDTFTFSALLVAYGYQRFSFPAFSGEVADFTFSNMWWPIPEKVYEAVPFLHGIALPLVFVGIMTFILIASSVTMVLAVEAGHRMDRANVEKYMLWTILGGFTFLGCQAWEWSHFIHGTDAGSVMKVIENGVWVEKTVHGANLTENQYGPAAFADFFFFITGFHGTHVFSGVILNILIFFRAATGFYDKRGSYEMVEKVGLYWHFVDLVWVFVFTFFYLV; this is translated from the coding sequence ATGGCTGCAAATGTAACAACACCTGGCGCGATAGAACCCAAACTTTGGATGGGCGGTATTGAGCCTATGAAAGCGAGTTACGGGAAATTAATGATGTGGTTTTTCCTCATCTCTGATACTTTTACCTTTTCGGCTTTGCTGGTAGCTTACGGATATCAGCGGTTTAGCTTCCCGGCATTTTCAGGTGAAGTCGCTGACTTTACATTTTCTAACATGTGGTGGCCCATTCCTGAAAAGGTATATGAAGCGGTTCCATTTTTACATGGAATTGCATTGCCGCTGGTGTTTGTAGGTATCATGACATTTATCCTGATCGCAAGTAGCGTTACAATGGTACTGGCGGTGGAAGCAGGACACAGGATGGATCGTGCCAATGTTGAGAAGTATATGCTTTGGACAATTCTTGGCGGGTTTACCTTTCTGGGCTGCCAGGCTTGGGAGTGGTCTCACTTTATTCACGGAACTGACGCGGGGAGCGTTATGAAAGTCATTGAAAACGGTGTCTGGGTTGAAAAAACGGTTCATGGAGCCAATCTTACTGAAAATCAGTACGGTCCTGCTGCTTTTGCTGATTTTTTCTTCTTTATCACAGGTTTTCACGGAACACACGTATTCAGCGGGGTGATATTGAATATTCTGATCTTCTTCCGCGCTGCAACTGGTTTCTATGACAAGAGAGGCAGTTATGAGATGGTTGAAAAAGTAGGTTTATACTGGCACTTTGTAGATTTGGTATGGGTGTTTGTATTTACATTCTTCTATCTGGTTTAA
- a CDS encoding cytochrome c oxidase subunit 3, whose product MENIQQYKIEKKPQETLAMDPMKFILWLFLVSIIMLFASQTSAYLVRRAEGNWLEFEMPRIFWYSTGVLLISSVCMQWAYQMAKKDQFKQLRIAISITFVLGLAFLWMQFEGWKELVAMNVYFVGNPSGSFFYVFTGLHGFHIMSGLIVLLYAWIASFKSKIHAKNLRQIQICVTYWHFLDILWVYLFVFLLTFN is encoded by the coding sequence ATGGAAAATATTCAGCAGTATAAAATAGAGAAGAAACCGCAGGAAACGTTGGCAATGGATCCGATGAAGTTCATTCTGTGGCTTTTTCTCGTAAGTATCATTATGCTTTTTGCGTCTCAGACCAGTGCCTATCTGGTCAGAAGGGCGGAGGGAAACTGGCTGGAGTTTGAGATGCCACGTATTTTCTGGTATAGTACCGGTGTACTGCTCATCAGCAGTGTGTGCATGCAATGGGCTTATCAGATGGCAAAAAAAGATCAGTTCAAACAATTGAGAATAGCAATTTCTATTACATTTGTGTTGGGGCTGGCGTTTTTGTGGATGCAGTTTGAGGGCTGGAAGGAACTGGTTGCAATGAATGTGTATTTCGTAGGTAACCCTTCGGGCTCTTTTTTTTATGTATTTACAGGGTTACACGGGTTTCATATTATGAGTGGGCTGATCGTTCTGCTCTATGCGTGGATCGCCTCGTTCAAGTCGAAAATACATGCCAAGAATTTACGGCAGATACAGATTTGTGTTACCTACTGGCATTTTTTAGATATACTTTGGGTTTATCTCTTTGTTTTTTTATTGACCTTTAATTGA
- the cyoE gene encoding heme o synthase, with translation MTSTDNTIGFDRPLESVRVLFELLKFRLASLIAFSGAMGYCLGAKEVDLGKLSFFVLASIGITGSANIINQILETDLDKLMKRTAGRPLPSGRITVEQAIVWAVFLGVGSLLIFGFMFNLSTALISLLSLVLYGFVYTPLKRVGPIAVFVGAFPGAFPPMIGWVAATNHFGLEPGILFAIQFFWQFPHFWAIAWVLDHDYKRAGFKLLPANGLKDVDTTIQIMIYTLFLLPIGWLPYELGMTGINSAFVATVFGVLFLAQTFHLMRSCTDKTAKQLMFGSFIYLPIVQIAFLLDKL, from the coding sequence ATGACGTCAACAGACAATACTATTGGTTTTGACCGGCCCTTAGAAAGTGTAAGAGTTTTATTCGAGCTTCTGAAATTCAGACTGGCCTCCTTAATCGCATTTTCGGGCGCGATGGGTTATTGTCTCGGAGCTAAGGAAGTGGATCTTGGTAAATTATCGTTCTTTGTTTTAGCTTCAATAGGAATAACAGGTTCGGCGAACATCATTAACCAGATACTGGAAACGGATCTGGATAAGCTGATGAAAAGGACGGCCGGTCGTCCCCTGCCAAGTGGGAGGATTACGGTTGAGCAGGCCATTGTATGGGCGGTGTTTTTGGGAGTAGGTTCTTTACTGATATTTGGTTTCATGTTTAACCTCAGTACCGCGCTGATCTCTCTGTTGTCTCTAGTTTTATACGGATTTGTATACACACCACTAAAAAGGGTGGGACCTATCGCGGTTTTTGTAGGAGCGTTTCCTGGGGCTTTTCCACCGATGATCGGATGGGTGGCTGCAACCAATCATTTCGGGTTGGAACCGGGGATATTATTCGCGATTCAATTTTTCTGGCAATTTCCCCATTTTTGGGCGATCGCATGGGTTCTGGATCATGATTACAAAAGAGCAGGATTCAAACTATTACCTGCCAACGGATTAAAGGATGTAGATACCACGATACAGATCATGATCTATACCTTGTTTTTACTTCCCATTGGATGGTTACCATATGAGCTTGGAATGACGGGTATTAATTCGGCATTTGTAGCTACTGTTTTTGGTGTACTTTTTCTGGCTCAGACTTTTCACCTGATGCGTTCGTGCACCGATAAGACGGCGAAACAACTGATGTTTGGATCGTTTATATATCTTCCGATTGTACAGATCGCGTTTTTGTTGGATAAATTGTGA
- a CDS encoding COX15/CtaA family protein: protein MISSKPLINSKASRRFKRLALNTVITLYLLIIAGGVVRSTGAGMGCPDWPKCFGRWVPPTELSELPVNYKEIYGTKLKGEIEFNAVKTWTEYVNRLLGAFTGLMIFLTLLASWAYLKSQKRIFYYALAAFLLVGFQGWLGAKVVSFELHPVIVTLHMLLAIVIVFILIYVYVLSKYTYSEGSEKPQKGVAGVGIFVLSITLVQVLIGTQVRENMDEVIRILGYQARTEWIEQLGARFYVHRSFSLLVLGANLYWFYLIRGAGNSRDSVEKYIKGCLVVLGAEILTGIIMAYLGVPPFAQPLHLTFGILLLGLQFIIYLLVNPNRYLSLQSGVRD from the coding sequence ATGATCAGTTCAAAACCTCTCATTAATTCGAAAGCCAGCCGTCGTTTCAAACGGCTGGCCCTGAATACAGTTATTACACTCTATTTGTTGATTATAGCAGGTGGAGTTGTTCGTAGTACAGGTGCAGGTATGGGCTGCCCTGACTGGCCGAAGTGTTTCGGAAGGTGGGTACCGCCAACTGAGTTATCCGAGCTCCCTGTCAACTACAAGGAGATTTATGGTACCAAATTAAAGGGAGAGATTGAGTTTAACGCCGTTAAAACCTGGACGGAGTACGTTAACCGGTTGCTGGGAGCTTTTACAGGGTTGATGATTTTTCTGACCCTTCTGGCTTCCTGGGCTTATCTGAAATCTCAGAAGCGTATTTTTTATTATGCGCTGGCGGCATTTCTACTGGTAGGTTTTCAGGGATGGCTTGGTGCAAAGGTGGTAAGCTTTGAATTACACCCGGTAATTGTTACCCTGCATATGTTGCTGGCCATAGTAATTGTGTTTATACTGATTTACGTATACGTACTTTCAAAGTATACATATTCAGAGGGCAGTGAAAAACCGCAAAAGGGCGTAGCAGGAGTAGGTATATTTGTGCTTAGTATTACCCTTGTTCAGGTACTGATCGGGACGCAGGTGAGGGAGAATATGGATGAGGTGATCAGAATACTGGGTTACCAAGCGCGTACGGAATGGATAGAGCAGCTCGGTGCCAGATTTTATGTTCACAGATCTTTCTCTTTGCTGGTTCTAGGCGCTAATCTCTACTGGTTTTATCTGATCCGTGGAGCAGGGAATAGTAGGGATAGTGTTGAAAAATACATAAAGGGATGTTTGGTGGTGTTGGGTGCGGAAATTTTAACAGGTATCATAATGGCGTATTTGGGAGTGCCTCCTTTTGCGCAACCTTTGCATCTCACCTTTGGAATATTGCTTTTGGGACTACAGTTTATAATATATTTATTAGTTAATCCGAACAGGTATTTGAGTTTGCAAAGCGGTGTGAGGGATTAA
- a CDS encoding cytochrome c oxidase subunit I, whose product MSAIVGMETAHEHAEEHEHHHEEQNFWQKYVFCEDHKIIAKQYLITGIIWAVIGISMSVVFRIQLGMPDSNLSWLKPVLGQWISDSGKLDPNFYLALVTMHGTIMVFFVLTAGLSGTFSNFLIPLQIGARDMASGFMNMLSYWFFFVASIIMFASLFLQTGPAAGGWVIYPPLSALPQAHIGSQMGMTLWLVSMALFIVSQLLGGINYITTVINLRTRGMSFDRLPLTIWSFLITAVLGLISFPVLFSSVLLLIFDRHFGTSFYLSEIYINGEALPNVGGSPILFQHLFWFLGHPEVYIVLLPALGITSEVIATNSRKPIFGYRAMIASMLGIAFLAFIVWAHHMFVTGMNPFLGSVFMFLTLIIAVPSAVKGFNYITTLWRGNIVFTPGMLFSIGLVSLFVSGGLTGIILGNSALDIQLHDTYFVVAHFHLVMGAASAFGLFAGVYHWFPKMFGKMMNPSLGQLHFWLTFIGVYMVFIPMHYVGIAGFPRRYYTFTSYDFTHKFVDMNMFISMAAIFTFFAQFVFLWNFFYSIFKGKTSPQNPWRSNTLEWTAPIKPGHGNWEGELPAVYRWSYDYSKPGAKEDFIPQNIPYSQTPESNFPHENELISLEKTIEAQNFNDQFKTSH is encoded by the coding sequence ATGTCAGCTATCGTAGGAATGGAAACAGCTCACGAGCACGCAGAGGAGCATGAACATCATCATGAGGAGCAAAACTTCTGGCAGAAATACGTTTTTTGCGAGGATCACAAAATCATTGCGAAGCAATATCTGATTACGGGTATTATTTGGGCCGTTATCGGAATTTCCATGTCGGTTGTCTTCAGGATACAACTCGGTATGCCGGACTCCAATCTATCCTGGTTAAAGCCGGTTCTGGGTCAATGGATCAGCGATTCAGGGAAACTTGATCCTAACTTTTACCTTGCGCTGGTTACCATGCATGGAACAATCATGGTGTTCTTTGTACTGACGGCTGGTTTGAGTGGAACATTCAGTAACTTTCTGATCCCGCTTCAGATTGGTGCCAGGGATATGGCTTCAGGTTTTATGAATATGTTGTCGTACTGGTTTTTCTTCGTTGCCAGTATCATCATGTTTGCGTCATTGTTCCTGCAGACAGGTCCTGCGGCCGGCGGCTGGGTAATTTACCCTCCGTTAAGTGCGCTTCCACAGGCGCACATCGGGTCACAGATGGGTATGACGCTGTGGCTGGTTAGCATGGCGCTATTTATTGTTTCTCAGTTGCTGGGAGGGATTAATTATATTACTACGGTTATTAACCTGCGTACCAGAGGAATGTCGTTCGATCGTCTTCCTTTGACAATCTGGTCGTTCCTGATTACAGCTGTACTGGGCTTAATTTCCTTTCCGGTACTGTTTTCATCGGTATTACTTTTGATTTTTGACAGACATTTTGGAACAAGCTTTTATCTGTCCGAGATTTATATCAATGGAGAAGCACTGCCTAATGTAGGCGGTAGCCCCATTTTGTTTCAGCATTTGTTCTGGTTCCTGGGGCACCCTGAGGTATACATCGTACTTCTTCCTGCTTTGGGTATCACTTCCGAGGTAATTGCAACCAATTCACGCAAACCTATTTTTGGTTACCGGGCGATGATCGCATCCATGCTGGGTATTGCATTTCTTGCTTTTATCGTTTGGGCTCACCATATGTTTGTGACCGGGATGAATCCTTTCCTGGGATCGGTTTTCATGTTCCTGACACTGATTATTGCAGTACCTTCCGCGGTTAAGGGATTTAACTACATCACAACGTTATGGCGTGGTAACATCGTTTTCACACCGGGTATGCTGTTCTCGATTGGTTTGGTATCTCTTTTTGTATCAGGCGGTTTAACGGGGATTATTCTGGGTAACAGTGCCCTGGATATACAATTGCACGATACCTATTTCGTGGTGGCTCACTTTCACCTTGTAATGGGTGCGGCTTCGGCCTTCGGGTTGTTTGCAGGGGTATATCACTGGTTCCCCAAAATGTTTGGAAAAATGATGAACCCAAGCCTGGGTCAATTACACTTCTGGCTTACGTTCATCGGTGTATACATGGTGTTTATTCCAATGCACTATGTAGGTATTGCAGGTTTCCCCAGAAGGTATTATACCTTCACCAGCTACGACTTCACCCATAAGTTTGTGGATATGAATATGTTTATATCCATGGCGGCTATATTCACGTTCTTTGCGCAGTTTGTATTTCTTTGGAACTTCTTTTATAGCATTTTCAAAGGTAAGACGTCTCCGCAAAATCCTTGGAGGTCCAATACGCTTGAATGGACTGCGCCGATCAAACCGGGACATGGTAACTGGGAAGGTGAGTTGCCTGCGGTATATCGCTGGTCATATGATTACAGCAAACCAGGTGCAAAGGAGGATTTTATCCCTCAGAATATTCCATATTCACAAACGCCGGAGTCTAACTTCCCGCATGAGAATGAGTTAATCTCGTTGGAGAAGACGATTGAGGCTCAAAATTTTAATGATCAGTTCAAAACCTCTCATTAA
- a CDS encoding cytochrome c oxidase subunit II encodes MYYIIALIALVFIVLTGIVIARLQDVLKSVKKPDAPDAVPAGNKVNGAMFLVILIFGTIAIVWSYLHSTDYYLPEASSIHGRRTDDLFWFAMGILTIPFILVNFLIFFFSWKYQYKKGNKAAFYPDNHKLELIWTIIPAIVMALLVFTGWKAWSDITSDAPRDAEVIEITGKQFNWITRYSGVKDNKLGDYNYKLIDSQNEVGIDLSDENSFDDFMGPASAIHIPANRPVLLKIRARDVLHSVFIPHMRVKMDAVPGMPTKFWFVADKTTADMRAELNDPNFNYELVCTEICGMGHFSMGTKLIVEDEASYRKWCAEQQPFLSTYPEYLAKVPENLKAKAMKFIPAGTAAPADSSTASGSAGTGSTSLR; translated from the coding sequence ATGTATTATATTATCGCATTAATTGCATTAGTTTTTATAGTTTTAACGGGTATCGTTATCGCCCGTCTGCAGGATGTTCTGAAATCGGTTAAAAAACCGGATGCTCCGGATGCAGTACCTGCTGGGAATAAAGTGAACGGTGCAATGTTCCTGGTTATCCTGATTTTCGGAACTATTGCTATTGTCTGGTCTTATCTTCATTCAACGGATTATTATCTGCCAGAGGCTTCCTCTATTCACGGAAGAAGGACAGATGATCTGTTCTGGTTTGCAATGGGAATTCTGACCATACCTTTTATACTGGTCAACTTTTTGATCTTCTTTTTCTCCTGGAAGTACCAATACAAGAAAGGTAATAAGGCTGCCTTTTATCCGGATAACCACAAGCTTGAACTGATCTGGACAATTATCCCAGCTATTGTAATGGCGCTTCTGGTGTTTACAGGATGGAAAGCATGGTCAGACATCACATCGGATGCTCCCAGAGACGCTGAGGTGATTGAAATTACAGGAAAGCAGTTCAACTGGATCACCAGATATTCAGGTGTAAAGGATAATAAGCTGGGAGATTACAATTATAAGCTGATTGATTCTCAAAATGAAGTGGGTATAGACCTATCTGATGAAAACTCATTTGATGATTTTATGGGCCCTGCAAGTGCGATCCATATACCGGCGAACAGACCTGTATTGCTGAAAATAAGAGCGCGTGACGTTTTACACAGTGTTTTCATCCCTCACATGCGTGTGAAAATGGATGCGGTCCCCGGAATGCCTACAAAATTCTGGTTCGTTGCGGATAAAACTACAGCTGACATGAGAGCAGAGCTGAACGATCCGAATTTTAATTACGAACTGGTTTGTACAGAGATATGCGGAATGGGTCACTTCTCAATGGGAACGAAACTTATTGTGGAAGACGAAGCTAGTTACAGAAAATGGTGTGCAGAACAACAGCCGTTTCTGTCAACTTATCCGGAGTATCTGGCCAAGGTTCCTGAGAACCTGAAGGCCAAAGCAATGAAATTTATTCCGGCAGGCACCGCGGCACCAGCAGACAGCTCAACGGCTTCTGGATCTGCGGGAACGGGATCAACGAGTCTACGCTAA
- a CDS encoding quinol:cytochrome C oxidoreductase → MASAHSIPSIEERFEFTSGAKRNLMIGGAVSVALILVGAYLAANGGGGHEVAAHGAEHAAAAGHAAGEHAAGGHEAAAVAHPAKWTSRIWANLWVNGVYFTGISVVGMFFLSYNYLAQAGWSAVFKRVPEAMPAFLPVTGVVLLATFFWGGHDLFHWTHPELFIEGDPGYDKIIANKQGYLNTPFFVGRLVFYFVVWFGLWKVIRNLSLQEDEIGGTEFYDKSVKFGTAFLVVFGVTSSTSAWDFVMSIDTHWFSTMFGWYTLASWHVAGLAVITLTVVMLRERGYLRAVNKSHLRDLGKFVFAFSIFWTYVWFAQFLLIYYANLPEETIYFIERFRGYDGFYKAPFFITLFLNFFFPFLVLMTRDAKYTHSILKVACWSVIIGHYMDFYTNIMPGTVGSAGTFGPLEWGFFLLFICAFTWSVATQLEKANLIPRHHPMLEESLHHDIA, encoded by the coding sequence ATGGCATCAGCACATTCGATTCCTTCTATTGAAGAACGGTTTGAATTCACCTCAGGAGCAAAGAGAAACTTGATGATCGGTGGGGCCGTAAGTGTGGCTTTGATTCTGGTTGGAGCGTATCTGGCTGCTAATGGTGGCGGAGGACATGAAGTAGCGGCGCACGGAGCGGAACATGCAGCCGCGGCGGGGCATGCTGCTGGGGAACATGCAGCGGGCGGTCATGAGGCTGCAGCGGTAGCACATCCTGCAAAGTGGACCAGTCGTATCTGGGCAAACCTTTGGGTAAACGGCGTTTACTTTACAGGAATTTCCGTTGTTGGAATGTTTTTCCTTTCCTACAATTATCTGGCTCAGGCAGGATGGTCTGCTGTTTTTAAAAGAGTACCCGAGGCGATGCCGGCATTTTTACCTGTAACAGGTGTGGTATTGCTTGCTACTTTCTTTTGGGGCGGCCATGATTTATTTCATTGGACACATCCTGAATTGTTTATAGAAGGAGATCCCGGATATGATAAGATCATTGCCAATAAACAAGGATATCTGAATACACCATTTTTTGTAGGACGTTTGGTATTCTATTTTGTGGTTTGGTTCGGGTTGTGGAAAGTGATCCGTAATCTTTCCCTACAGGAAGACGAAATAGGAGGAACAGAGTTTTATGACAAATCTGTGAAGTTTGGTACTGCATTTCTGGTTGTTTTTGGAGTTACTTCTTCTACTTCGGCTTGGGATTTTGTGATGTCGATTGATACACACTGGTTCAGTACAATGTTTGGCTGGTATACCCTTGCCAGCTGGCACGTAGCCGGTTTGGCAGTAATTACGCTGACAGTTGTGATGCTTCGTGAAAGAGGTTACCTCAGGGCGGTCAACAAAAGCCATTTGCGTGACCTGGGTAAGTTCGTATTTGCGTTCAGTATTTTCTGGACTTATGTATGGTTCGCTCAGTTCCTGTTGATCTACTATGCCAACTTACCTGAAGAAACGATCTATTTTATTGAGCGTTTCAGGGGATATGATGGTTTCTACAAAGCACCGTTCTTTATCACGCTGTTTCTTAACTTCTTCTTTCCGTTCCTGGTTCTGATGACAAGGGATGCGAAGTATACGCATTCAATCTTGAAGGTGGCTTGCTGGAGTGTTATCATTGGGCATTACATGGATTTTTATACGAACATTATGCCTGGTACTGTTGGATCCGCGGGAACATTCGGACCTTTGGAGTGGGGATTTTTCCTTCTGTTTATTTGTGCCTTTACCTGGTCGGTTGCTACACAACTTGAGAAGGCTAATCTGATCCCGAGACATCATCCTATGTTGGAAGAATCATTGCATCACGATATAGCCTAA
- a CDS encoding c-type cytochrome → MKFGNLYKLIGIPVMLLAMVAGCTKDPNNPGTEYAPNMYLPVGYEPYKQEKPNPINPMGLTMRLPVEGTVARRNYKTSFGDADSAKVDLMVYNIAADSIGISERVLKNPVPLNEKSLAEGKVLYDRYCQHCHGATGAGDGKVGAMYKGVPNYASDAYKNLNEGHIFHVITYGKARMWPHASQVNPEERWKIVHYVQKLQKGS, encoded by the coding sequence ATGAAATTTGGAAATTTATATAAGCTGATAGGTATTCCGGTAATGCTGCTGGCAATGGTGGCCGGTTGTACCAAGGATCCCAATAATCCCGGTACGGAATATGCGCCTAACATGTATCTTCCGGTAGGTTATGAGCCTTACAAACAGGAAAAGCCAAACCCGATTAACCCAATGGGGTTGACCATGCGGTTACCTGTGGAAGGAACAGTAGCCAGGAGAAATTACAAAACGAGCTTTGGAGATGCAGACTCTGCCAAAGTGGATTTGATGGTATACAACATTGCTGCGGATAGCATTGGAATTTCTGAAAGAGTTTTAAAAAATCCGGTTCCTTTGAATGAGAAGTCGCTTGCTGAGGGTAAGGTTTTGTATGACAGGTACTGTCAGCACTGCCATGGCGCTACGGGAGCAGGTGATGGTAAAGTTGGAGCGATGTACAAAGGGGTACCCAACTATGCCAGCGATGCTTATAAGAATTTGAACGAAGGACATATTTTTCACGTGATCACTTACGGAAAAGCAAGGATGTGGCCTCATGCTTCTCAGGTGAATCCGGAGGAAAGATGGAAGATTGTACATTATGTACAAAAATTACAGAAAGGGTCCTAA
- a CDS encoding DUF3341 domain-containing protein, with the protein MAELTGKYLVGVYDDDDTVLHAVPKLRKAGVKIEEVYSPFPVHGLDEALGHPRTRIGIAAFLFGLTGCCTALTLTIWTMGIDWPMIVGGKDPISIPNYIPVTFELTVLFTAFGMVITFLISNGLGPATHFHPRFDVRSTDNKFVMAINMGRNSMTEDEISRALKDSGAEEVNIKQF; encoded by the coding sequence ATGGCAGAGTTAACAGGTAAATATTTAGTAGGTGTCTACGATGACGACGATACCGTCCTGCATGCAGTTCCGAAATTGAGGAAGGCGGGAGTGAAAATTGAAGAAGTGTATTCTCCGTTCCCGGTGCACGGCCTTGATGAAGCGTTGGGCCATCCAAGAACGAGGATTGGTATTGCCGCGTTCCTGTTTGGTTTGACAGGATGCTGCACGGCACTTACTCTGACAATCTGGACAATGGGTATTGACTGGCCCATGATCGTAGGCGGTAAGGATCCGATCTCTATACCTAACTACATCCCTGTTACATTTGAGTTGACAGTATTGTTTACAGCATTTGGTATGGTAATCACGTTTCTGATATCCAATGGCTTGGGGCCTGCCACACATTTTCACCCCCGTTTCGATGTTCGCTCAACGGATAACAAATTTGTTATGGCGATCAATATGGGAAGAAATTCAATGACTGAGGACGAAATATCCAGGGCACTTAAAGACAGTGGTGCTGAAGAGGTCAACATCAAACAATTTTAA
- the nrfD gene encoding NrfD/PsrC family molybdoenzyme membrane anchor subunit, whose protein sequence is MHVTSPVRQPLIQGGKTYADVTEDICRHVEGAPTKEWKIAFGISLLVLAYGTFCLAWTWWEGLGVWGLNKTVGWAWDITNFVWWVGIGHAGTLISAILLLFRQKWRTSINRAAEAMTIFAVICAASFILMHMGRPWMAYWALPLPNAFGSLWVNFNSPLVWDVFAISTYFSVSLVFWYIGLIPDLATIRDRATSKISRFMYGSFALGWDGSAKTWARYEYISLILAGLSTPLVLSVHTIVSMDFATSVIPGWHTTIFPPYFVAGAIFSGFAMVQNLMLITRVVYRLEDYITLEHIETMNKVITLTGSVVGVAYITEFFIAWYGGVEYEYYAFFNRMTGPYWWAYWAMMTCNVISPQLFWSRKLRRSITFTFFISVVVNIGMWFERFVIIVTSLHRDYVPSSWAMFSPTMYDIGDYIFSFGLFFTLFLLFSKYLPVINMAEVKAVIRSTSSDLPKKIAGVAKVRQGVPAYDKDKE, encoded by the coding sequence ATGCATGTTACTTCACCCGTGAGACAACCGTTAATTCAGGGCGGGAAAACGTACGCAGACGTGACGGAGGATATATGCCGCCATGTAGAGGGTGCCCCAACGAAGGAATGGAAAATTGCTTTTGGTATTTCCCTGCTTGTTTTGGCTTATGGTACGTTCTGCCTGGCATGGACATGGTGGGAAGGTCTGGGAGTCTGGGGTTTGAATAAAACTGTTGGATGGGCCTGGGATATTACCAACTTCGTTTGGTGGGTGGGTATCGGTCATGCAGGAACACTAATCTCCGCCATCCTGTTGCTGTTCCGTCAGAAATGGAGAACCTCCATCAACAGAGCAGCAGAAGCGATGACCATCTTCGCGGTAATTTGTGCGGCATCGTTTATCCTGATGCACATGGGCCGTCCTTGGATGGCATACTGGGCACTTCCGCTTCCTAACGCTTTTGGTTCCCTGTGGGTGAACTTCAACTCGCCGCTGGTTTGGGACGTATTTGCGATCAGCACGTACTTCTCGGTATCGCTGGTTTTCTGGTATATCGGTTTAATACCTGACCTGGCTACCATCCGCGACCGTGCAACAAGTAAAATTTCACGTTTCATGTATGGTTCATTCGCTCTGGGCTGGGACGGATCTGCTAAAACATGGGCACGCTATGAATATATCAGCTTAATTCTGGCTGGTTTGTCAACCCCGCTGGTACTTTCAGTGCATACGATTGTAAGTATGGACTTTGCTACATCGGTTATTCCTGGCTGGCATACTACGATTTTCCCTCCATACTTCGTGGCAGGAGCTATTTTCTCAGGATTTGCGATGGTACAAAACCTGATGCTGATCACACGTGTTGTATATCGCTTGGAAGATTACATCACATTGGAGCACATTGAAACCATGAACAAGGTAATCACATTGACCGGTTCGGTAGTGGGTGTTGCCTATATCACTGAGTTCTTTATAGCGTGGTATGGTGGCGTAGAATATGAATACTACGCATTTTTTAACCGTATGACCGGTCCTTACTGGTGGGCATACTGGGCAATGATGACCTGTAACGTAATTTCTCCACAGCTGTTCTGGTCAAGAAAACTCCGCAGAAGTATCACATTTACATTCTTTATATCGGTTGTAGTAAACATAGGTATGTGGTTCGAGCGTTTCGTGATTATCGTAACCTCTCTTCACCGCGACTACGTCCCTTCAAGCTGGGCGATGTTCTCACCTACCATGTACGATATAGGGGATTATATATTCTCATTTGGACTGTTCTTTACCCTATTCCTGCTTTTCTCCAAATATTTACCCGTGATAAACATGGCGGAGGTAAAAGCTGTAATCCGTTCTACGTCGTCTGACTTGCCCAAGAAAATTGCAGGGGTAGCGAAAGTAAGGCAGGGGGTTCCGGCTTATGATAAAGACAAAGAATAA